The Lentzea guizhouensis genome contains a region encoding:
- a CDS encoding pyridoxamine 5'-phosphate oxidase family protein, producing MSSQARHLHPLSTASAMKLLGDASFGRMVFSHQALPAVRLVSHVVDEDSVIIRTGVAVPPLHLVLTYEADEIDSGTMLGWCVVVTGMAERVVDADEVTRYERLLPPWPDCDTDQLLRVRAQFVDGYELLAGMAA from the coding sequence ATGAGCAGCCAAGCACGTCACCTGCACCCGCTGTCCACGGCGTCCGCGATGAAGCTCCTCGGCGACGCCTCCTTCGGCCGCATGGTCTTCTCCCACCAGGCCCTGCCCGCCGTCCGGCTGGTCAGCCACGTCGTCGACGAGGACTCGGTCATCATCCGCACCGGCGTCGCCGTGCCGCCGCTGCACCTGGTGCTCACCTACGAGGCGGACGAGATCGACTCCGGCACCATGCTGGGCTGGTGCGTGGTCGTGACCGGCATGGCCGAGCGGGTCGTCGACGCCGACGAGGTGACGCGCTACGAGCGGCTGCTGCCGCCGTGGCCCGACTGCGACACCGACCAGCTGCTGCGCGTGCGGGCGCAGTTCGTCGACGGCTACGAGCTGCTGGCCGGCATGGCGGCCTGA
- a CDS encoding RNA polymerase sigma factor encodes MSSDAELIGRSLRGDTDAFVEVISRHETAIGNYLARRVGRQAAEDVLGDVWVAAYESRATYDRSYPEARPWLYGVALNRLRRHWRSEPAEEPAPDITRVAHDWDPWPAVDARVDTQALLRSALARLKPEEREVLGLVAWEDLTVAEAGRVLDIPAGTARRLLHQARKALREAPEVAALLQVPTT; translated from the coding sequence ATGTCGTCAGACGCGGAACTGATCGGCAGATCGCTGCGCGGAGACACCGATGCCTTCGTGGAAGTGATCAGCCGCCACGAGACCGCGATCGGGAACTACCTGGCGCGCCGAGTGGGGCGTCAGGCCGCCGAGGACGTGCTCGGGGACGTGTGGGTGGCCGCCTACGAGTCCCGTGCGACCTATGACCGTTCGTACCCCGAAGCCAGGCCTTGGTTGTACGGCGTCGCGCTGAACAGGTTGCGGCGGCATTGGCGGTCCGAGCCGGCCGAGGAGCCGGCGCCGGACATCACCCGCGTGGCCCACGACTGGGACCCCTGGCCGGCGGTGGACGCCCGCGTGGACACGCAGGCCCTGCTGCGCAGCGCTCTGGCCCGGCTCAAGCCGGAGGAGCGGGAGGTGCTGGGCCTGGTCGCCTGGGAGGACCTGACCGTCGCGGAGGCCGGGAGGGTGCTCGACATCCCGGCCGGCACGGCTCGCCGCCTGTTGCACCAGGCGCGCAAGGCGTTGCGAGAGGCCCCTGAGGTGGCCGCGCTGCTGCAAGTCCCGACAACGTGA
- a CDS encoding YybH family protein, producing MSDGNVIADLHERWVFGWDRREGDAPFDFRRTFGEFYDFGSPEVRLYDDFDPEHRVAATPDAYGAIWEPAFSNMISAHHAVDDGPHVIANDDLAASTLRFVARIVTPDATTDIRTTTSLVWHRTPEGWRIAREHNSTVVLPAGDLDGRFGD from the coding sequence ATGAGCGACGGCAACGTGATCGCGGACCTGCACGAGCGCTGGGTGTTCGGCTGGGACCGCCGCGAAGGGGACGCACCCTTCGACTTCCGGCGCACCTTCGGCGAGTTCTACGACTTCGGCTCGCCTGAGGTGCGTCTCTACGACGACTTCGACCCCGAGCACCGGGTGGCGGCGACACCGGACGCCTACGGTGCCATCTGGGAACCCGCCTTCAGCAACATGATCTCCGCGCACCACGCCGTCGACGACGGCCCGCACGTCATCGCGAACGACGACCTGGCCGCGTCCACCCTGAGGTTCGTGGCCAGGATCGTCACGCCGGACGCCACGACGGACATCCGCACCACCACGTCGCTGGTGTGGCACCGGACGCCGGAAGGGTGGCGGATCGCCCGCGAGCACAACTCGACCGTGGTCCTGCCGGCCGGGGACCTGGACGGCCGGTTCGGCGACTGA
- a CDS encoding helix-turn-helix domain-containing protein, with translation MAGLNRELADFLRRARSQVDPSRAGLPSDGRVRRVKGLRREEVALLAGVSADYYARLEQGRRISPRRPSSRPSAAPWNSTRPARTCATSSGCRPARRRTARAACSGCAPACTS, from the coding sequence ATGGCCGGTCTCAACCGTGAACTCGCCGACTTCCTGCGCCGCGCCCGCAGCCAGGTCGACCCGTCCCGCGCCGGGCTGCCGTCCGACGGCAGGGTCCGCCGGGTGAAGGGCCTGCGCCGCGAGGAGGTCGCCCTGCTCGCCGGCGTGTCCGCCGACTACTACGCCCGGCTCGAGCAGGGCAGGCGCATCTCCCCTCGGCGGCCGTCGTCGAGGCCGTCGGCCGCGCCCTGGAACTCGACGAGGCCGGCACGCACCTGCGCGACCTCATCGGGCTGCCGTCCAGCCCGCCGCCGCACCGCCCGCGCGGCGTGCAGCGGGTGCGCCCCGGCCTGTACCAGCTGA
- a CDS encoding AAA family ATPase encodes MHRFAASPALTRLEWVLDGLDGKPGWGADASDVFAAEFAAFVTPERYVEVTRGRAADHAPVVVVGLDVGETTARARIRHHDGSVAVVSCVVEAARPHRIISTWVAGLVPTDLTPGLPADFTGYDLPSTATGARLVVFSGMPGSGKSTLADAAGAELGIPVFATDWLLGALTPFGGRYFEDSFAMAEEVLTTLALRQLAAGQSAILDHPTEQVATRERWRSLARRAGAEFRVVVCHCSDPQVHRARLETRSRGIPGWHDSGDWHDVQRRLAKFPSWAGEALSLDTVQPRERSLAAVIRHITA; translated from the coding sequence GTGCACCGTTTCGCGGCCAGTCCCGCCCTGACCCGGCTGGAGTGGGTTCTCGATGGCCTGGACGGGAAACCCGGCTGGGGTGCGGACGCGTCCGACGTGTTCGCGGCTGAGTTCGCCGCCTTCGTCACGCCCGAGAGGTACGTCGAGGTCACCCGCGGCCGGGCTGCCGACCACGCGCCGGTCGTCGTGGTCGGCCTCGACGTCGGCGAGACCACCGCACGGGCGCGGATCCGCCATCACGACGGCAGCGTTGCTGTCGTGTCCTGTGTCGTCGAGGCCGCACGGCCGCATCGAATTATTTCCACGTGGGTTGCCGGATTGGTGCCGACCGACCTGACACCGGGGCTGCCGGCCGACTTCACCGGCTACGACCTGCCTTCCACCGCCACGGGTGCCCGGCTGGTCGTGTTCTCCGGAATGCCCGGCAGCGGGAAGAGCACCCTGGCCGACGCCGCGGGCGCCGAGCTGGGCATCCCGGTCTTCGCCACCGACTGGCTGCTCGGCGCGCTGACCCCGTTCGGCGGCCGTTACTTCGAGGACTCGTTCGCGATGGCCGAGGAGGTGCTGACCACGCTCGCCCTGCGGCAACTCGCCGCCGGGCAGTCCGCCATCCTCGACCACCCCACCGAACAGGTCGCGACCAGGGAACGCTGGCGCAGTCTGGCCCGCAGGGCCGGCGCGGAGTTCCGCGTGGTGGTGTGCCACTGCTCCGACCCGCAGGTCCACCGTGCCAGGCTCGAGACCCGCAGCCGCGGCATCCCCGGCTGGCACGACTCCGGCGACTGGCACGACGTGCAGCGCCGACTGGCGAAGTTCCCCTCCTGGGCCGGGGAAGCGCTCTCACTGGACACCGTCCAACCACGTGAGCGGTCTCTCGCCGCGGTCATCCGGCACATCACCGCCTGA
- a CDS encoding acyl carrier protein has translation MVQEALVHVLAALLGMQPGAVAAHANFTDLELDSLLAVAFTRKLRTDLDVAVAPAEVWAHPSPAELAGHVDSVLGTLVGSG, from the coding sequence ATGGTGCAGGAAGCGCTGGTGCACGTCCTGGCCGCGTTGCTGGGCATGCAACCCGGAGCGGTTGCGGCGCATGCGAATTTCACCGACCTGGAACTGGACTCGTTGCTCGCCGTCGCCTTCACCCGCAAGCTCCGCACCGACCTGGACGTGGCGGTCGCCCCGGCGGAGGTCTGGGCGCACCCGTCACCCGCGGAGCTCGCCGGCCACGTCGACTCGGTCCTGGGCACGCTCGTCGGCTCCGGATGA
- a CDS encoding ABC transporter ATP-binding protein translates to MSTEDFALRAVDLHKAFGSHQVLQGVEFSLRQGEIMGVIGENGAGKTTLLRVLSGELKADRGSVVHQGRLGYCPQRIVVNNELTVEQHLRYFQSAYQLSSLTRADELVERLDLTRYLRRKAGVLSGGTKQKFNLVLALMHDPGVVLMDEPYQGFDWDNYLTFWSITRELRERGQSVLVISHIAHDVKRFDRLHRLRAGKVVAEKTTTRRIPTGRKVTS, encoded by the coding sequence ATGTCCACTGAGGACTTCGCCTTGCGCGCCGTGGACCTGCACAAGGCCTTCGGCTCGCACCAGGTCTTGCAGGGTGTCGAGTTCTCCCTGCGCCAGGGGGAGATCATGGGGGTGATCGGGGAGAACGGCGCCGGCAAGACGACCCTGCTGCGCGTGCTGTCCGGTGAGCTGAAAGCCGACCGCGGCAGCGTCGTGCACCAGGGCCGCCTCGGCTACTGCCCGCAGCGCATCGTCGTCAACAACGAGCTGACCGTCGAACAACACCTGCGCTACTTCCAGAGCGCCTACCAGCTCAGCAGCCTCACCCGTGCCGACGAGCTGGTGGAGCGCCTCGACCTCACCCGCTACCTGCGCCGCAAGGCCGGCGTGCTGAGCGGTGGCACCAAGCAGAAGTTCAACCTCGTCCTCGCGCTCATGCACGACCCCGGCGTGGTCCTGATGGACGAGCCGTACCAGGGTTTCGACTGGGACAACTACCTCACGTTCTGGTCGATCACCCGCGAGCTGCGCGAACGCGGCCAGTCCGTGCTGGTGATCTCCCACATCGCGCACGACGTCAAGAGGTTCGACCGCCTGCACCGGCTGCGGGCCGGCAAGGTCGTCGCCGAGAAGACCACCACGCGCCGCATCCCCACCGGCAGGAAGGTCACGTCGTGA
- a CDS encoding MGH1-like glycoside hydrolase domain-containing protein, producing the protein MSLRRRIGRVLLVVLTVCGAVTGASPATAAVTPTLAFANPQSQALYGNAYTAALDNLLRINNVGYDPGYNRSGLMDPAVGMVRAGGGYQQPWTRDASINSWNATSLLAPALAENTLWAVVDKDSAGALRVQQDDQQWDQVIWLTAAWHHYLVTGDQEFLGNAYRAAQNTLTIRENAPTAGFNRTYGLFTGASFFNDGIAGYPAPPADATESISTGSMPWPGIASGMYLSTNEVYYAAYVNAANMAERLGRTQEAASHRTKAAALKTAINRHFWNPATGLYDYQLLADGTRGAHQEGTGLAFAIIFGIADPAQARSIVANARVMTWGMPDTFPHWDRYSDAQPGRHNAIVWPLVQGLWAKALARQGNQPGFAAETTRLAKLANNNSGYWEIYNGTTGVVDGGYQRLGDTVKFHWGSEPDQTWSATGFLDMVHSGLFGFRYGERGLAFAPNLPAGWGDVTLRNVRYRNADLTISLRGAGTTIRSVTIDGRPSSAEVPATLQGAHTVEITLTGAAGGDRDGDGVPDARDRCADTAGTVSGCPAPGHLEAEDARNTGGVKTNVNHTGYSGRAFVDGLWAEGAASSFTVHRTSAGQGTGAVTVRYANANSDARTMSLSVDGRVVRQVSFPKVSDSWDAWGTVTFDGVPVSGRDPVITLSYGTGDTARINLDWLAFRGSVS; encoded by the coding sequence ATGAGTCTGCGGCGGCGGATCGGTCGTGTCCTTCTGGTCGTGCTGACGGTGTGCGGCGCTGTCACCGGTGCCTCACCGGCGACAGCGGCGGTCACGCCGACACTCGCGTTCGCCAACCCGCAAAGCCAGGCGTTGTACGGGAACGCTTATACGGCCGCGCTGGACAACCTGTTGCGCATCAACAACGTCGGCTACGACCCCGGCTACAACAGGAGCGGTCTGATGGACCCGGCCGTCGGCATGGTCCGCGCGGGCGGTGGGTACCAGCAGCCGTGGACGCGCGACGCGTCGATCAACAGCTGGAACGCGACCAGCCTGCTGGCGCCGGCGCTGGCGGAGAACACGCTGTGGGCGGTCGTCGACAAGGACTCCGCCGGCGCGTTGCGGGTGCAGCAGGACGACCAGCAGTGGGACCAGGTCATCTGGCTCACCGCCGCGTGGCACCACTACCTCGTGACCGGCGACCAGGAGTTCCTCGGCAACGCCTACCGCGCCGCGCAGAACACCCTGACAATCCGGGAGAACGCTCCCACGGCCGGCTTCAACCGCACATACGGCCTGTTCACCGGCGCGTCGTTCTTCAACGACGGCATCGCCGGCTACCCCGCGCCGCCCGCCGACGCCACCGAGTCGATCAGCACCGGCAGCATGCCGTGGCCGGGCATCGCGAGCGGGATGTACCTGAGCACCAACGAGGTCTACTACGCCGCGTACGTCAATGCGGCGAACATGGCCGAGCGGCTGGGACGGACGCAGGAAGCCGCGAGCCACCGCACGAAGGCCGCCGCACTCAAGACCGCGATCAACCGGCACTTCTGGAACCCGGCGACCGGCCTGTACGACTACCAGCTGCTCGCCGACGGGACGCGTGGCGCCCATCAGGAGGGCACCGGGCTCGCGTTCGCGATCATCTTCGGCATCGCCGACCCGGCCCAGGCGAGGTCGATCGTCGCGAACGCCCGCGTGATGACCTGGGGCATGCCCGACACCTTCCCGCACTGGGACCGCTACTCCGACGCGCAACCGGGACGGCACAACGCGATCGTCTGGCCGCTCGTGCAGGGCCTGTGGGCGAAAGCGCTGGCACGGCAGGGCAACCAGCCCGGCTTCGCGGCGGAGACGACCCGGCTGGCGAAGCTCGCGAACAACAACAGCGGGTACTGGGAGATCTACAACGGCACCACGGGTGTGGTGGACGGCGGCTACCAGCGGCTCGGCGACACGGTGAAGTTCCACTGGGGCTCCGAACCGGACCAGACGTGGTCGGCCACGGGGTTCCTCGACATGGTCCACAGTGGACTGTTCGGGTTCCGGTACGGCGAGCGCGGGCTGGCGTTCGCGCCGAACCTGCCCGCGGGCTGGGGTGACGTCACCCTGCGCAACGTCCGCTACCGCAACGCCGACCTCACCATCTCGCTGCGCGGGGCGGGCACGACCATCCGCTCGGTCACGATCGACGGCCGCCCGTCGAGCGCCGAGGTCCCGGCCACGCTGCAGGGCGCGCACACCGTCGAGATCACGCTGACCGGAGCGGCCGGCGGTGACCGGGACGGCGACGGCGTGCCCGACGCGCGGGACCGCTGCGCCGACACCGCGGGCACGGTCTCCGGCTGCCCGGCACCCGGTCACCTCGAAGCCGAGGACGCGCGCAACACCGGTGGCGTCAAGACGAACGTCAACCACACCGGGTACTCGGGCCGGGCGTTCGTCGACGGCCTGTGGGCGGAGGGTGCTGCCTCGTCGTTCACGGTGCACCGCACGTCGGCGGGTCAGGGAACGGGCGCGGTCACGGTGCGGTACGCGAACGCCAACAGCGACGCGCGCACGATGTCGTTGTCGGTGGACGGTCGCGTCGTGCGTCAGGTGAGCTTCCCGAAGGTGTCCGACAGCTGGGACGCCTGGGGGACGGTGACGTTCGACGGTGTGCCGGTCAGCGGTCGCGATCCGGTGATCACGTTGTCCTACGGCACCGGCGACACCGCCCGGATCAACCTCGACTGGCTCGCCTTCCGGGGCTCCGTCAGCTGA
- a CDS encoding geranylgeranyl reductase family protein, giving the protein MATNRIGGQLWDVVVIGAGPAGTTAARVAAQAGCEVLLLERAAVPRYKTCGGGLIGCSQAALPTGLGVAVHDEIDAVTFSLRGRRERTLDSTAGTRCRMVFRDELDAALTKVAADAGVVVRDRTVMTALEDATGEVAVHAGRERIRARAVVGADGSASRVGRHVGVRCEQVDLALEVEVLVDPRDASRWRGRMLMEWGPLPGSFGWVFPKGDVCTAGVVAARGQGEATKAYLREFLERHGLADQTTLHDTGHLTRCRRPDSPLTRDRTLVAGDAAGLCDPWSREGISFALRSGALAGVAAAAIAQAGHTEDVERACVDYTYAVRATLETEMAASRQVMNVFTRRPQVVHTALTAFPPVWRRVDSYLGGDTTIPALLGTPVARGALKALALFS; this is encoded by the coding sequence ATGGCGACGAATCGAATCGGCGGGCAGTTGTGGGACGTGGTGGTCATCGGCGCGGGTCCGGCCGGGACGACGGCGGCCAGGGTGGCGGCGCAGGCCGGGTGCGAGGTGCTGCTGCTGGAACGCGCCGCCGTGCCGCGGTACAAGACCTGCGGCGGCGGGCTGATCGGCTGCTCGCAGGCGGCGCTGCCGACCGGGCTCGGCGTCGCGGTCCACGACGAGATCGACGCCGTCACGTTCTCCCTGCGGGGACGACGCGAACGCACCCTCGACTCCACCGCGGGGACGCGCTGCAGGATGGTGTTCCGCGACGAGCTGGACGCCGCGCTCACCAAGGTGGCCGCCGACGCCGGTGTGGTGGTGAGGGACCGGACCGTGATGACGGCGCTGGAGGACGCGACCGGCGAGGTGGCCGTGCACGCGGGTCGGGAACGGATCCGCGCGCGGGCGGTGGTGGGCGCCGACGGCAGCGCCAGTCGCGTGGGCAGGCACGTCGGCGTCCGCTGCGAGCAGGTGGACCTCGCGCTGGAGGTCGAGGTCCTCGTCGATCCGCGCGACGCGTCCCGGTGGCGCGGCCGGATGCTGATGGAGTGGGGGCCGCTGCCCGGCTCGTTCGGCTGGGTCTTCCCCAAGGGCGACGTCTGCACGGCCGGTGTGGTCGCGGCGCGCGGGCAGGGCGAGGCCACCAAGGCGTACCTGCGGGAGTTCCTGGAACGCCACGGCCTGGCCGACCAGACCACGTTGCACGACACGGGACATCTGACCAGATGCCGCCGGCCCGACTCGCCGCTGACCCGCGACCGCACGCTCGTCGCCGGTGACGCCGCCGGTCTGTGCGACCCGTGGTCGCGGGAGGGGATCTCCTTCGCGCTGCGCTCGGGTGCGCTGGCCGGGGTGGCGGCCGCCGCCATCGCGCAGGCCGGGCACACCGAGGACGTCGAGCGGGCCTGCGTCGACTACACCTACGCGGTGCGCGCCACGCTGGAGACCGAGATGGCGGCCTCCCGGCAGGTCATGAACGTCTTCACCAGGCGTCCCCAGGTCGTCCACACCGCGCTGACCGCCTTCCCGCCGGTGTGGCGCAGGGTCGACTCGTACCTCGGCGGTGACACCACGATCCCGGCCCTGCTGGGCACGCCGGTCGCCCGCGGCGCGCTCAAGGCGCTCGCGCTCTTCTCCTGA
- a CDS encoding terpene synthase family protein: MTALDHPVEHRRFYCPLPPAIHPRAEEAEREAIAWMDRIGLWADDRQRRRLVGTNSAEFYARFAPRATDAGLQVAVRWVYWGFIFDDLRCDSGAFSTRPHEFLRMAGVLQRALETPWHPLVADPLVLALQDIGRSMHECATPTQVQRFVHAHRAWLYAVAWQIADHADGRMPDLAEYTTMRSHSAGGAPTIALLEIANGTEVPAAEMDSPAVRALTEMMVLIASWDNDLHSVAKERRDGEARQNIVTVLAHQHGISEDVAVGRARALRDRVMTRFLVLREEVLARPCSPALREYLVCLGHAIRGNIDWAFNVPRYTSVDGSRSAVPAPRAEASWTSGPCDTTADPLPVPATAWWWDEL; the protein is encoded by the coding sequence ATGACCGCCCTCGACCACCCCGTCGAGCACCGGCGTTTCTACTGCCCGCTGCCGCCGGCGATCCACCCGCGCGCCGAAGAGGCCGAACGCGAGGCCATCGCCTGGATGGACCGCATCGGGCTGTGGGCGGACGACAGGCAGCGCAGACGGCTCGTCGGCACCAACAGCGCCGAGTTCTACGCCCGCTTCGCGCCGCGGGCCACCGACGCCGGTCTGCAGGTCGCCGTGCGGTGGGTGTACTGGGGCTTCATCTTCGACGACCTGCGCTGCGACTCCGGCGCGTTCAGCACCCGGCCGCACGAGTTCCTGCGCATGGCGGGCGTTCTCCAGCGCGCCCTGGAGACACCGTGGCACCCGCTGGTCGCCGACCCGCTCGTCCTTGCGCTGCAGGACATCGGCCGCAGCATGCACGAGTGCGCCACGCCGACGCAGGTGCAGCGGTTCGTCCACGCGCACCGGGCGTGGCTCTACGCGGTCGCCTGGCAGATCGCCGACCACGCCGACGGCCGCATGCCCGATCTCGCCGAGTACACCACCATGCGCAGCCACAGCGCGGGAGGGGCACCGACGATCGCGCTGCTGGAGATCGCCAACGGCACCGAGGTGCCCGCTGCGGAGATGGACTCCCCGGCGGTCCGCGCGCTGACCGAGATGATGGTCCTGATCGCCTCCTGGGACAACGACCTGCACTCCGTCGCCAAGGAGAGGCGGGACGGCGAGGCGCGGCAGAACATCGTCACCGTCCTGGCGCACCAGCACGGGATCAGCGAGGACGTCGCCGTCGGCAGGGCACGGGCGTTGCGCGACCGCGTGATGACCCGCTTTCTGGTGCTGCGCGAGGAGGTCCTCGCCCGCCCGTGCAGTCCCGCGCTGCGGGAGTACCTGGTGTGCCTGGGCCACGCCATCCGCGGCAACATCGACTGGGCGTTCAACGTCCCCCGCTACACCTCGGTCGACGGCTCCCGATCGGCCGTTCCCGCTCCGCGCGCCGAAGCCAGCTGGACCTCGGGTCCGTGCGACACCACCGCGGACCCGCTGCCCGTACCCGCCACCGCCTGGTGGTGGGACGAACTGTGA
- a CDS encoding SDR family oxidoreductase has translation MTFPTERPATWFVTGTSRGLGLELVKQLLDRGDDVAATTRSTERLLAALAGADTTRLLPLTVDLRDEAAVAQAVERTTERFGHLDVVVNNAGYGFLAAVEETTARDVRDMLDVQVVGVWNVLRATLPVLRSQRGGHVVNVSSVLGLTSVPGWGLYCAGKFALEGLTEALAGEVAEFGVEVTIVEPGYFRTDFLTTDSLALPDSTTAAYPAIREMTENHLELQGSQLGDPVRGARLMIERVVNGQGPLRQLLGSDAHAYATAKVQALQANLDAAAPTASASDFPA, from the coding sequence ATGACCTTCCCCACGGAACGCCCCGCCACCTGGTTCGTCACCGGCACCTCCCGCGGCCTCGGCCTCGAGCTCGTCAAGCAGCTCCTCGACCGCGGGGACGACGTCGCCGCCACCACCCGCTCGACCGAGCGCCTCCTCGCCGCCCTCGCCGGCGCCGACACCACCCGCCTGCTGCCGCTCACCGTCGACCTGCGCGACGAGGCCGCCGTGGCCCAGGCCGTCGAGCGGACGACCGAGCGGTTCGGCCACCTGGACGTCGTCGTCAACAACGCCGGCTACGGCTTCCTCGCCGCGGTGGAGGAGACCACCGCCCGCGACGTCCGGGACATGCTCGACGTCCAGGTCGTGGGCGTGTGGAACGTGCTGCGCGCCACCCTCCCCGTCCTGCGCTCGCAGCGCGGCGGGCACGTCGTCAACGTGTCCTCGGTGCTCGGCCTGACCTCGGTCCCCGGCTGGGGCCTCTACTGCGCGGGCAAGTTCGCCCTGGAGGGCCTGACCGAGGCGCTCGCCGGTGAGGTCGCCGAGTTCGGCGTCGAGGTCACCATCGTCGAGCCCGGCTACTTCCGCACCGACTTCCTCACCACCGACTCGCTCGCGTTGCCCGACAGCACCACCGCCGCCTACCCGGCGATCCGCGAGATGACCGAGAACCACCTGGAGCTGCAGGGCAGCCAGCTCGGCGACCCGGTGAGGGGCGCCCGGCTGATGATCGAGCGGGTGGTGAACGGCCAGGGCCCGCTGCGCCAGCTCCTCGGTTCCGACGCGCACGCCTACGCCACGGCCAAGGTCCAGGCGCTGCAGGCGAACCTCGACGCCGCCGCGCCGACCGCGTCCGCGAGCGACTTCCCCGCCTGA
- a CDS encoding polyprenyl synthetase family protein encodes MATELVAPPTPAVAGGLSPGLVRERVDAALAAFLAAKTDSAPDACLPPLVTLLRDFLRGGKRLRPLFCHCGWLAGGGDPGAEQPVVVGAALELFHAFALVHDDVMDASDLRRGRPTVHRALAARYDGTGGERAAERFGTSGAILLGDLCLVWSDELLAAVEVEGGRRRAVRRLVDTMRTELVAGQYLDLAGTIGSDGDELRRAWRVVRLKTARYTVELPLRIGAVLSGASARVLNACGAYGRPVGEAFQLRDDLLGVFGDPAVTGKPALDDLREGKRTVLMALARRHATAAQRAIITALHGKPDLDHDEADRLRAVLRDTGAVTRVEELIENRARQALAVLASAAIAPQVKPRLAELVVSATTRTR; translated from the coding sequence ATGGCCACCGAACTCGTCGCCCCGCCGACACCCGCCGTCGCCGGTGGTCTGAGTCCCGGCCTGGTCCGGGAACGGGTGGACGCGGCACTGGCCGCGTTCCTGGCCGCGAAGACCGACTCGGCTCCGGACGCGTGCCTGCCGCCGCTGGTGACGCTGCTGCGCGACTTCCTGCGCGGCGGCAAGCGGCTGCGGCCGCTGTTCTGCCACTGCGGGTGGCTGGCCGGTGGCGGTGACCCCGGCGCCGAGCAGCCGGTCGTCGTCGGCGCGGCCCTGGAACTGTTCCACGCCTTCGCCTTGGTGCACGACGACGTCATGGACGCCTCCGATCTGAGGCGTGGCCGGCCGACCGTGCACCGGGCCCTCGCCGCGCGCTACGACGGCACCGGCGGCGAGCGGGCCGCCGAGCGGTTCGGGACCAGCGGCGCGATCCTGCTCGGCGACCTCTGCCTGGTGTGGTCGGACGAGCTGCTGGCCGCCGTCGAGGTCGAGGGCGGGCGCAGACGAGCCGTGCGCAGGCTCGTGGACACCATGCGCACCGAGCTGGTCGCCGGGCAGTACCTCGACCTGGCCGGCACGATCGGGTCCGACGGCGACGAGCTGCGGCGGGCGTGGCGGGTCGTGCGGCTCAAGACCGCGCGGTACACGGTGGAGCTGCCGTTGCGCATCGGTGCGGTGCTTTCCGGTGCCAGCGCACGGGTCCTGAACGCCTGCGGCGCCTATGGCCGGCCGGTCGGCGAGGCGTTCCAGCTGCGCGACGACCTGCTGGGCGTGTTCGGCGACCCGGCGGTGACGGGCAAGCCCGCCCTGGACGACCTGCGGGAGGGCAAGCGGACCGTGCTGATGGCCCTGGCGCGGCGGCACGCGACCGCCGCGCAACGCGCGATCATCACCGCCCTGCACGGAAAACCCGACCTGGACCACGACGAGGCCGACCGGTTGCGCGCGGTCCTGCGGGACACGGGCGCCGTCACCCGCGTGGAGGAGCTGATCGAGAACCGGGCACGGCAGGCGCTGGCGGTGCTGGCGTCGGCGGCCATCGCGCCCCAGGTCAAGCCACGGCTGGCCGAGCTCGTCGTGTCCGCCACCACCCGCACGCGGTGA